CATCTTCCCCCTGCCAGCCTCAGGTCACCTGCTGGCTTTTTCAGGTAAGGAGTTCTACATCACAGCGTATTTTAGATACACACATAGCATTTCATACAGCGGCACAGGGTGTACAAAACCGAATCACTATGCtcacatattaataaaatactcaAGCATTGCTTACTTGAAGAgcagttatttatttctgtccatTAATGTTTAACCTGTGATGTGatgcaaacacaaaataacagaaTAAGCATTAAAGGTTGTGATGTACATGTCTTACAtgaatggtgtattttattaagGAAAAGAAGGTATTTTTATCTCATAAGCTTGTGATTCTTCTCTCATGAATGAGATGGAATTATATCTTggatattttctttgtttagatagataggttgtttgtgtatttttgcagTAAAATTGATTTTCGAATTATATGACAGATGATGTCAGTGCACCCGAATCCAATCGTCTGTGCACAGATTCTTCAGGCCTTGACGTCTATTGCCTTATCTTCTGCTCAACAAATAGGTATGCTATGATGTGCCTCAAAATTACTCTGTGCTAGTAGTATGTGTATTTACAGTTTCTGCTGTTCGTGTGTTGTAGTGGAGAAAAGCAATAAGAAGTTTGAGGTGTGGGTGCCCACTATACAGGATGTTGCACTAGTCTTTCTAAACATGGGTGCATCGTTTGTCAGTTTGTTTCCATTGGAGGCTCTACAACCCTCTTTCACAGAGGGAGATCTGCTGTGAGTACTGAACCTCTGCTCCATtcaacatccacacaaacacacacacacacacacacacacacacacacacacacccctgcccGCCATCACTTCACTTACTGTTAATTTTGGACTTTCTGTCTTTCTAAATGAAACGTTAATAGTGGTTAACATTGGCACGTATTGGTTAAGGAGTTTAATGTTCTTTGCTAGTGAGAGTTTGGAAATCCAGCCTGATGTTACGAGAAGTGAGAACGAACGTGATACATTTCCAGAGCACAATTTTGAGAACATTATCAAGGtaatttttcagaaaaaaatacagtatgatTTGTATGTTTTTAGATTTCCATGATGTGATaagctgtgttgtgttgattgataccgtgtttgtgtgtatgtcatCGTCTAGTACATGGCACTATGTGCAGCCTTGTGTCCAAAGGTGTACAGTGATGAGGAGctgttgttgatgttgacaGTGGTGTGTAGAGTTAGTCTGGAAACACGTTTGCAGCTGCTGCCCACTGGAGACCTCAGTTGCCTGCTACAGCACCTCCTCAACAACATGACACAATGGGAAATACAGGTTAGACAATGTCTCTGAACAAGATATTTGTTAAcataattatatacatttagatTGGACTAGATGTCCCCTTTCTCCGTTCTCATCCACACATTCAACTCTTTTGAGCTCACCTGTCATTTCGAGTTCCGAAACAGACACCACCACTATTATAGATCTTTTTTGCTATAGTTCctctttatttacattgttgCCAAGAACATAcaaagaatatttaaataatactttAGTGGAATAACTTCtgcatttatttgtcattatgtttaaaaaatgaataaaaatgcttGATACACCCATGCTaatgttttaaaacaataattacGGTATATCAGTGGACTGGCCTCTGTTTGATATTTTGTGcactttacaaaaaaattatgAGATGAATACAGCTGATTGGAATGTAAACTAGCAaactgctctctctcgctctctctctctttttctttctttctctttcactcactctcttcctTTCCCTGACCCCATGCTGCAGATTGAAAAGCATGCACATTGCTATATAGGAGAAATTATACTTTTGAGTTGAGTATACCTGAGCACAGTGCCAGAGTATTATCAGTATGTGGGAAGCAGTGGTGGTAGCATATTAAAGTCCTAATTCCAGCAATGTAAAGCCTTTTGTTACTCTTTGATCTTGTTTCACTTTGTaagcatttactgtatatactgataAACACATACAGAGTCATTGCTCTCTGTGGTTTTCTCCTTTGTATATGCAGTTGCCTCAGGTTTGCCAGGCCTTTACCAATCTGAGTGAGGATCACCACAACCTCAGACGTCTCGTACAGCTTCTACCTCATAGCGTCCGCGGAAAGTGAGTATTGTCTTTCTATAAAAATAAGTTTGCTCTGATTATATTGTTTAACATATTTGAATATTTCTATTCTCACTATGAAGGCAATTAAGGAGACACGTGAGCCTGTCGGTCATCTCTAAACTGTTAAACCACCGATGCACTTATACACCCTCTTGCACCGAATTTCAGGTTAGAagaattttgttatattgtgGTTAGATAAAATCTTTAAGATTTGATCTGACTAACTTGCTAACTTTACCAAATTACTAACAAGAGGAAACAAGAAATACGCTTATATTTGCATCCTGTCCACAGTTGTCTGATCTGAGATGTTACCTACCTCGAATGCGTCCCTCCTCGCTGTTAAAGGGCTTAATGGCTGCAAATACCACAGAGCCACAGGACACTGATGACTGTGCCACCACTCCAGACCAACAGGTGAACTGAGAGCACGTGGGCTGCATTACCCTTGTCTTCAGAATATAAAAGTGTCTTCATCTTTTCAAATTTCGCTTACATACCGGTTAACTTGTacgttttatatttatttatgcagcCTAGAATAACCTTGATTTGCAGCACACTAAGAATTTGTCTCTTTTTAATTTGTGATAATGGATTTTCTACATTTCTTATGCATGATGTGCTACTTTTCTTTAGGCTTATTATCTCTGCTACAGCCTTTTGGCTTTGACAAATGAAGCCTCCAATTTTGAATTTTTGCCCCAAAATCAGAGAGTAAGTGTGACCTTTCTGTTCAGtccatctttgtgtgtgtaataatgagACACTAAATAGTCTTTGTCTCTTTGTTGCTAACATCCCCTAAAGACCTGggtgacatttttctttttaaaagaaacCCAAGAAGCTGCTGGAATAAGTTGTTATAGTTTATAAATCGTATGTTAGTGGATGGTCTGTGGGTGGAAGGGTGAAATTCTGTGAAATTTATGTGTTCTCTGCACTGTAAGAGCTCAAGGTCAGATTTAAATACCATAGTGAAATagcagttctgtttttttttcagcagtaaGACCCTGTAAACAGTAATTGCTTGTCTATTGATGTTGATAAAGTAATAGTAGCCTTACTCACAAGCTGTCATTTTGGTTTTGGTAACTAAGAATGAGTTAATTTCATTGCAAAATGGTGGAGTTTTTATAATACAGACTTTGACAAAAACACAGTACTTCCCTGTGTTCACTGAGTTTTAGTTTAGCAATTATACAcagtgtctgtctatctgtcttttaTTCAGAATGAGCTGCTGCTACTGTGTGCTGAACTAGAGAAACACGTTAAGTGCGACATCAGGGAGAGTGAGAAAATGCTTTACAGGAGTAAGGTACATAATAATACCTATAAACTTCCAAAAAAGATTCCTCTAACTACAGACCGTCAATTAAATAacgacataaaaaaaatcataatcctatatttttgttatttgcaGGTAAAAGATTTTGTTGCTAGAATATACACCAAATGGCAGGTGCTTCTCAAAAGATCAAGATCCAATGAGGTATAatctatttatgtatttaaatgttttgtttttttttgtctgatatTCCAGTTTTCAAGTATCCTTGATTACCAGGGTACCAAAGCTCACTACACTGATTTATATTGTGCAGTCATCTTAAAGAgctgaattttatttcattgtaagCTGTGAGGTGGCCAGACAGCACTCAAATCTAACTGTGAGGAGTCAGAAAACTACCCAGACACAGCTAAAACTGATTGCTGTCATTGTAATACTGGGCCATCAGTCAGGTGTATCTGTGATTTTAGACATTCTTGCATGATCCAGATCACTGAActcatatttgttttgttttttcctttgtttttaacCCAGGGATATGATTTCTGGAAACCTCTCCCTGAGAATGAAAAGCCCATAAAAAATAAGAGCCAATTCAGTAAGCTGGAAGACACAGAGGAGTCATTGAGTGAGGAGTCTGCCATTGTCCAGTCACACGAGGAAGATTGCATGGAGGAGAATGAAGACGTACCAATGGAAAGTGAAGAACAGCTAGAGGACATTGATGAACTGATTCAAGACAAGATTGAAACGTTACAGGGAGTTTTCTCTGAAATGAAAGAGAATCAAAGCTCTTTAAGCCTGGATGAAAAAGATGCAGATGAGATGAAAGATTTTAATGCAATCGATGAACTGCTAGGAGGAAGTTCTGAAGGGTCAGTGGAAAGTGATGAGGATGAAGACCTCattaaaagagaagaagagctTCTTAAAGATGACGAGTCTTTAGAGAGAAATGGGTATCTTGAAGGGGGAGAAAATGAGCTTGAGTTTGATACATTAGAGAAAACAAATAAGGAGCTAATCTTAGATGAATAGTCATTTACTGACATCTGGA
The Tachysurus vachellii isolate PV-2020 chromosome 6, HZAU_Pvac_v1, whole genome shotgun sequence genome window above contains:
- the slf2 gene encoding SMC5-SMC6 complex localization factor protein 2 isoform X4 produces the protein MPSVQPLISSNISESHKASAPPNSQRTQNFERGVNQQSQQSVEKMDKPADWDHSSFTLSQGERVQHQATVPGDKSLSLKRRRESNEERHGESKRLCQDGVELYSLSSSSSNSSSPPKFIKRAFLKEFDGPVLTLKEKCSPKLNICTEDRIKTSNNVAKPWTESHKLQTATPMTTGHGTGYKKEEMRRSTENKCLRGNSATADNCASHTSKKQEEGGSPVSSHTSSLLAFTDRLEISFPIQQSDITSPSSLDGTDSHNSKTITRDRKDVDLVWHDPLDLELGEDEWLDTCVLSLSSSHSSEEDQLLPLKDIFARSTRVPVTPEKMTFSEPSTPDLKVVPEDCKNKATSYKNTLEQMLKEKEQNRKSKEREMQLLQACKEDLLKLEEEDENEEEELSHEQREFLQRFSVTSCVIRDIHPGEEVFTLANSGRLFNHHSLDLRKTGITPNNRAQKTLLQAPLEQLLPLLSAGLFRRAYSSSPCQPQVTCWLFQMMSVHPNPIVCAQILQALTSIALSSAQQIVEKSNKKFEVWVPTIQDVALVFLNMGASFVSLFPLEALQPSFTEGDLLESLEIQPDVTRSENERDTFPEHNFENIIKYMALCAALCPKVYSDEELLLMLTVVCRVSLETRLQLLPTGDLSCLLQHLLNNMTQWEIQLPQVCQAFTNLSEDHHNLRRLVQLLPHSVRGKQLRRHVSLSVISKLLNHRCTYTPSCTEFQLSDLRCYLPRMRPSSLLKGLMAANTTEPQDTDDCATTPDQQAYYLCYSLLALTNEASNFEFLPQNQRNELLLLCAELEKHVKCDIRESEKMLYRSKVKDFVARIYTKWQVLLKRSRSNEGYDFWKPLPENEKPIKNKSQFSKLEDTEESLSEESAIVQSHEEDCMEENEDVPMESEEQLEDIDELIQDKIETLQGVFSEMKENQSSLSLDEKDADEMKDFNAIDELLGGSSEGSVESDEDEDLIKREEELLKDDESLERNGYLEGGENELEFDTLEKTNKELILDE